In the genome of Geotrypetes seraphini chromosome 16, aGeoSer1.1, whole genome shotgun sequence, one region contains:
- the TECR gene encoding very-long-chain enoyl-CoA reductase isoform X2, translating to MKHYEVEILDAKTREKLCFLDKVEPNATIAEIKNLFTKSHPQWYAARQSLRLDPKGKSLKDEDILQNLPVGTTATFYFRDLGAQISWVTVFLTEYAGPLLIYLLFYFRVPFIYGPKYDFISSKHSVVHLACICHSFHYVKRLLETLFVHRFSHGTMPLRNIFKNCTYYWGFAAWMAYYINHPLYTPPMYGDRQVRLALIIFLFCQLGNFSIHIALRNLRPAGSKTRKIPFPTKNPFTWLFLLVSCPNYTYEVGSWLGFAIMTQCLPVALFTLVGFIQMTIWAKGKHRSYLKEFRDYPPLRSPIIPFLL from the exons GTGGAGCCTAATGCAACAATCGCAGAGATCAAGAACCTGTTTACTAAATCTC ATCCACAGTGGTACGCAGCCCGGCAGTCTCTCCGGCTCGATCCAA AGGGCAAATCTCTGAAGGATGAGGATATCCTGCAGAATCTACCAGTGGGGACCACTGCCACGTTCTACTTTCGAGATCTGGGCGCACAGATCAGCTGGGTGACG GTTTTCCTGACGGAGTATGCAGGGCCTTTACTTATATATTTGCTCTTCTACTTTCGAGTTCCGTTCATCTATGGCCCAAAATATGACTTCATATCAAGCAAGCACTCGGTGGTACA CCTAGCATGCATCTGCCACTCCTTCCATTATGTGAAGCGCCTGCTGGAGACGCTGTTTGTCCATCGTTTCTCACACGGTACCATGCCACTGCGTAACATATTCAAG aATTGTACCTATTACTGGGGATTCGCTGCTTGGATGGCGTATTACATCAACCACCCGCTCTACACGCCACCAA tgtatgGAGATCGGCAAGTGAGATTGGCACTCATCATATTCCTG TTCTGCCAGTTGGGAAACTTCTCCATTCATATTGCGCTCAGGAACCTGCGTCCTGCCG gCTCAAAGACCAGAAAGATCCCATTTCCGACTAAGAATCCTTTCACCTGGCTCTTCTTACTGGTTTCCTGCCCAAATTATACTTATGAG GTGGGATCCTGGCTTGGTTTTGCCATCATGACTCAGTGCCTCCCAG TGGCTCTATTTACTCTGGTCGGATTCATCCAGATGACCATCTGGGCAAAAGGAAAGCATCGCAGCTACCTGAAGGAGTTCCGGGACTATCCGCCCTTGCGCTCCCCTATTATCCCCTTCCTGCTCTGA